A single genomic interval of Spirosoma linguale DSM 74 harbors:
- a CDS encoding short-chain dehydrogenase/reductase SDR (PFAM: short-chain dehydrogenase/reductase SDR; KR domain protein; NAD-dependent epimerase/dehydratase~KEGG: bpy:Bphyt_7087 short-chain dehydrogenase/reductase SDR), with protein sequence MANEASKIWFITGISSGLGKALAEAVLQQGDVLIGSFRNQQQVDEFNARTTENGLAVLLDITQGDQINEVVHDVLSRFGRIDVLVNNAGYGLIGAVEEATEEEIRAIFETNFFGTMALTRAFLPFFRKQKKGHIIQISSHGGVKAFAGFGLYNASKFALEGASEALAAEIAPLGVALTLVEPGPFRTNFAGGSLRQTATHIADYDTTAGAFLDRMQQVNGQQEGDPAKAANAIVKLTRIDKPPLRLPLGKIALATITAKLQSMQADLDSGRAVAENAVYAPLTGC encoded by the coding sequence ATGGCCAACGAGGCATCCAAAATCTGGTTTATTACCGGCATATCGAGCGGACTGGGAAAAGCCCTCGCCGAAGCCGTGCTGCAACAGGGCGACGTACTGATTGGCTCGTTCCGCAATCAACAACAGGTTGATGAGTTTAACGCTCGTACGACCGAAAATGGACTGGCTGTTTTGCTTGACATAACACAGGGGGATCAAATCAACGAGGTCGTTCATGATGTACTAAGTCGTTTTGGCCGTATCGACGTATTAGTCAATAATGCGGGTTATGGGTTAATTGGTGCGGTTGAGGAAGCCACGGAAGAAGAAATTAGAGCGATTTTTGAGACAAATTTCTTTGGTACGATGGCGTTGACAAGGGCTTTCCTGCCGTTTTTTCGGAAGCAGAAGAAAGGACATATTATTCAGATTTCGTCGCATGGAGGTGTAAAAGCGTTTGCCGGTTTTGGGCTTTATAATGCGAGTAAATTTGCGTTGGAAGGGGCCAGTGAAGCTCTGGCGGCCGAAATCGCTCCGTTGGGTGTGGCGTTGACCCTGGTTGAACCAGGTCCGTTTCGAACCAATTTTGCGGGGGGAAGTCTCCGGCAGACGGCTACCCACATTGCCGATTATGACACAACGGCGGGGGCTTTTCTAGACCGGATGCAGCAGGTGAACGGCCAGCAGGAGGGAGACCCCGCCAAAGCCGCAAACGCCATCGTTAAGCTAACCCGCATCGACAAACCACCATTGCGACTGCCGTTAGGTAAAATCGCCCTGGCTACCATTACGGCCAAACTACAAAGTATGCAGGCTGATCTTGACAGTGGCAGGGCAGTAGCCGAAAATGCCGTTTACGCTCCCCTAACGGGTTGTTAA
- a CDS encoding plasmid maintenance system antidote protein, XRE family (KEGG: gme:Gmet_3001 XRE family plasmid maintenance system antidote protein~TIGRFAM: addiction module antidote protein, HigA family~PFAM: helix-turn-helix domain protein~SMART: helix-turn-helix domain protein), whose translation MKRNLAPIHPGEILREEYIQESGFTITEVAKGLGISQANLLAIVNERAGISAELAVKLSETFGNTAQFWVNLQKNYELCHDKRNINRSKIKHFDRSVVLSR comes from the coding sequence ATGAAGCGTAATCTAGCTCCCATACATCCTGGCGAAATTTTGCGGGAAGAATACATCCAAGAAAGCGGCTTTACGATCACCGAGGTAGCAAAAGGCTTAGGAATTTCTCAGGCCAATCTATTAGCCATCGTGAACGAACGGGCAGGGATTAGCGCCGAATTGGCCGTGAAGCTATCTGAGACTTTCGGGAATACTGCGCAGTTTTGGGTGAATCTGCAAAAGAACTATGAATTGTGTCATGATAAAAGAAATATAAACCGCTCCAAAATCAAGCATTTTGATCGAAGCGTAGTTCTATCTAGGTAG
- a CDS encoding stem cell self-renewal protein Piwi domain protein (PFAM: stem cell self-renewal protein Piwi domain protein~KEGG: dia:Dtpsy_1332 stem cell self-renewal protein Piwi domain protein) — protein sequence MKEILLSFIELQESDFQFEIYRKLYDGAPKTDKELKVYKLPEKEGANYQQYYVSLNERQGFNAFQCYASTNRDLTKRLLIEILHKRSTQLELPHTVNLNSFLNTIEISTEAHAKGNRVIVFIPHYLQHRNKFGFLVDIRFRPKDVFEKPDVETLKLSFSLDRSGGMNRNFYADKYNNLVQHLRVLIPNLNALNWGSLELSLKSSFVRMPTTSLLKKQYIFKDGNSESNQYQGIRRHHPYTLIKEDCTYIFIMEDRFRDFANKLFLSLIGKQNPGTFPGMKQVFGIDISKENVQRVRIDNTSQDELAKAVQAVKQIRDKETATKKIAIFIEENSNIDEEGVSDTYYYLKYHLTKLGVPLQVLSHEKINVEKTLKWSTSNIGLALFSKLGGIPWVVKPSTADCLILGIGSAHQSNAQNEIERFFAYSVCVDSSGLYKKLEVLADDQSEVSYLDALKRNLVSLIQAPEFACYTKCALHIPFKIKQKEIKAIQAAIGEIRHIDFKVIKINTKNKYFGYSEHNTRTPYESSLVKLNGSEYLVWFEGLRMGEEILNDRISPPVHIEFLNSEATSKDPVDSYLQDIINLTGTNWRGFNAKVKPISIYYSTIIARYCQAFEIYPDFRKEMLSLDIPWFL from the coding sequence ATGAAGGAAATACTTCTAAGTTTCATAGAGTTACAGGAGAGTGATTTTCAGTTTGAGATATACAGAAAACTCTACGACGGAGCGCCTAAGACGGATAAGGAACTAAAGGTTTATAAACTTCCAGAAAAGGAAGGCGCTAATTACCAACAGTATTATGTTTCACTAAATGAGCGCCAAGGTTTTAATGCTTTCCAATGTTATGCAAGTACTAATAGGGACCTTACAAAGAGATTACTTATTGAAATACTTCATAAGCGGTCAACACAGCTTGAACTGCCGCATACTGTAAATTTAAATAGCTTTTTAAATACTATCGAAATAAGCACAGAGGCCCATGCTAAAGGCAATCGAGTCATTGTTTTTATACCCCATTATTTGCAGCATAGGAATAAATTTGGTTTTTTAGTAGACATTCGCTTTCGTCCCAAAGACGTATTTGAAAAACCTGACGTGGAGACGTTAAAACTTAGCTTTAGCCTAGATAGATCAGGAGGCATGAACCGTAATTTTTATGCAGATAAGTACAATAACTTAGTTCAGCACTTACGCGTACTAATACCTAATTTAAATGCTTTGAACTGGGGCTCACTTGAACTCTCATTAAAAAGCTCGTTCGTACGCATGCCGACCACTAGCTTACTTAAGAAACAATACATTTTCAAAGATGGAAACTCTGAAAGTAACCAATATCAAGGAATTAGGCGACACCATCCATACACACTGATAAAAGAAGATTGTACCTATATATTTATAATGGAAGATCGGTTCAGGGACTTCGCCAATAAACTATTTCTAAGTTTAATTGGAAAGCAGAATCCCGGAACGTTTCCCGGGATGAAACAAGTTTTTGGGATTGATATTTCTAAAGAAAATGTACAACGTGTTCGAATCGACAATACGAGCCAAGACGAACTTGCAAAAGCTGTACAAGCGGTAAAACAAATCAGGGATAAAGAGACAGCAACAAAGAAAATAGCCATTTTTATAGAGGAGAATAGTAATATTGACGAAGAAGGCGTATCCGATACTTACTATTATTTAAAATATCATCTTACAAAACTCGGAGTCCCTCTTCAGGTCTTAAGTCATGAAAAAATAAACGTCGAGAAGACTCTAAAATGGTCAACATCCAATATCGGATTAGCCTTATTTTCAAAATTGGGTGGCATCCCTTGGGTAGTAAAACCTAGTACAGCCGATTGCTTAATTTTAGGTATTGGTAGCGCTCACCAATCCAACGCGCAGAATGAAATCGAGCGATTTTTTGCTTATTCTGTTTGCGTAGATTCTTCGGGCCTTTACAAAAAGCTTGAAGTTTTAGCCGATGACCAGTCGGAGGTTTCGTACTTAGATGCCTTAAAGCGAAACCTAGTATCTCTTATCCAAGCTCCCGAATTTGCTTGCTATACAAAATGTGCTCTACACATCCCGTTCAAAATTAAGCAGAAGGAAATTAAGGCCATTCAAGCCGCTATTGGTGAGATTCGACATATTGATTTCAAGGTGATTAAGATCAATACTAAGAACAAGTATTTCGGCTACAGCGAGCATAATACTCGAACACCATACGAAAGCTCGTTAGTAAAACTAAATGGTAGTGAATACTTAGTTTGGTTTGAAGGTTTGAGGATGGGCGAAGAAATACTCAATGATCGAATTAGTCCACCGGTTCACATCGAATTCTTGAACTCTGAAGCTACCTCAAAAGATCCAGTTGATTCTTACTTGCAGGATATAATAAATCTAACCGGGACAAACTGGCGTGGCTTCAATGCAAAAGTGAAACCTATTTCAATCTACTATTCCACTATTATTGCTAGGTATTGCCAAGCTTTCGAAATCTATCCAGATTTTCGCAAGGAAATGTTGTCGTTAGATATTCCATGGTTTCTCTAA
- a CDS encoding two component, sigma54 specific, transcriptional regulator, Fis family (PFAM: sigma-54 factor interaction domain-containing protein; helix-turn-helix Fis-type; response regulator receiver; ATPase associated with various cellular activities AAA_5~SMART: response regulator receiver; AAA ATPase~KEGG: sfr:Sfri_1020 two component, sigma54 specific, transcriptional regulator, fis family protein) codes for MNTPLESGIVSTILIVDDVPNNISVLYETLTRSGYKVLVARDGKSAIEQATFALPDLILLDIMMPGMDGFETCRRLKQNPATQPIPVLFMTALSETIDKVNGFNMGAVDYITKPFQLQEVLSRIHTHLSLRRLQQSMEQLVAERTQALTKALAEVERLKDQLQAENTYLREEIKQTKNFDEIVTQSKAFQKVLRSVEQVAPTNTTVLILGESGTGKELLARAVHNLSSRKNKPLVKINCAALPATLIESELFGHEKGAFTGATAQKVGRFELADGGTIFLDEIGEMPLDLQAKLLRVLQEGEFERVGSTKTMKVNVRVIAATNRDLEIESAEGRFREDLYYRLSVFPIVSLPLRTRKEDIPLLVRHFCAKHGADMGKTIDTIPATVLDTLTDYHWPGNIRELENLVQRALIMSPGRTLVIGDWLRKKPLANQKATLMTMEEAERAHIISVLELTHWKVSGDNGAARLLDMIPTTLDSRMKKLGIRRPV; via the coding sequence ATGAATACGCCCCTCGAAAGCGGCATCGTCAGCACGATTCTGATCGTTGATGATGTACCCAATAACATCAGCGTTCTGTATGAAACGCTCACCCGGTCGGGCTACAAAGTGCTGGTGGCCCGCGACGGTAAAAGTGCCATCGAACAGGCTACGTTTGCCCTGCCCGATCTTATCTTGCTGGACATCATGATGCCCGGCATGGACGGATTCGAAACCTGCCGCCGACTTAAACAAAACCCGGCTACGCAACCCATTCCGGTGTTGTTCATGACCGCGCTGTCGGAAACCATCGACAAGGTGAACGGCTTCAATATGGGAGCAGTGGACTACATTACCAAGCCCTTTCAATTGCAGGAGGTGCTGTCGCGCATTCATACGCATTTATCTCTCAGGCGATTACAGCAGTCGATGGAACAGCTCGTGGCCGAACGGACCCAGGCGCTGACCAAAGCCCTGGCCGAAGTAGAACGGCTGAAAGACCAGCTACAGGCCGAGAATACCTACCTGCGTGAGGAAATCAAACAGACCAAGAACTTCGACGAAATTGTCACGCAGAGCAAAGCCTTTCAGAAGGTGTTGCGGAGTGTGGAGCAGGTGGCCCCAACGAATACCACCGTGCTGATTTTGGGCGAGTCAGGAACGGGAAAAGAATTGCTGGCGCGGGCCGTTCACAACCTCAGTAGTCGTAAAAACAAGCCGCTGGTCAAAATTAACTGTGCTGCCTTGCCCGCCACGCTAATCGAGAGTGAATTGTTTGGCCACGAAAAAGGGGCCTTCACCGGGGCGACAGCCCAAAAAGTAGGTCGGTTTGAACTGGCCGATGGCGGTACAATCTTCCTGGATGAAATAGGGGAGATGCCCCTCGACTTACAGGCGAAACTGCTTCGGGTATTGCAGGAGGGCGAATTTGAGCGGGTCGGCAGCACCAAAACCATGAAAGTGAATGTCCGGGTCATTGCCGCCACCAACCGCGATCTGGAAATTGAAAGCGCTGAGGGTCGGTTTCGGGAAGATCTCTACTACCGCCTGAGTGTGTTCCCGATTGTGAGCCTGCCGCTTCGTACCCGCAAAGAAGACATTCCGTTGCTGGTACGTCATTTCTGCGCCAAACACGGGGCCGACATGGGCAAAACCATCGATACCATTCCGGCTACCGTACTCGATACGCTGACGGACTACCACTGGCCGGGCAACATCCGCGAGCTGGAAAACCTGGTGCAGCGGGCCTTGATCATGTCGCCGGGCCGAACGCTGGTGATTGGCGACTGGCTCCGGAAAAAGCCGCTGGCCAATCAGAAAGCGACATTGATGACCATGGAAGAAGCCGAACGGGCCCACATTATCTCGGTGCTGGAACTGACCCACTGGAAAGTAAGTGGCGACAATGGAGCCGCCCGATTACTCGACATGATTCCCACCACGCTGGATTCCCGCATGAAGAAGCTCGGCATCCGGCGGCCGGTTTAA
- a CDS encoding hypothetical protein (KEGG: vei:Veis_3487 hypothetical protein): protein MVDRVQNLILHDDSWSAYKELYYYLRSCIQFADGIFGNFEASFNIEKLLIVINELEKKERNSIFPFIGAWDNRLLDLAGENFKKLAEFKEKIRTELVNQWVKIPSYKTADYYNGFTKLQFGENGLGIGLKVFSLNYDLCFEKIVGQKTEIELGFDESGEWSYNNFELSDSKSYTLYKLHGSLDWYTDANSKKLKQSSEANADPLLIFGEINKLRAIDPYLFYIYEFRRFCFHPDLKLIICIGYSFSDDHINDIISQAVKNKAGTKVLTTIHRSSDDRQNEILKSLKLSTEFRDRVIFEQTDAKQFLGQTLCKEYLITKIDNSADTLFAS, encoded by the coding sequence ATGGTTGATAGAGTGCAGAACCTTATTCTGCATGACGATTCTTGGAGTGCTTACAAGGAGCTGTATTACTATTTACGCAGCTGCATACAATTTGCTGACGGTATTTTCGGAAACTTTGAAGCATCGTTCAATATAGAAAAACTCCTGATTGTAATTAACGAGCTTGAAAAGAAAGAGCGTAATTCGATTTTCCCATTTATCGGAGCGTGGGATAATCGATTGCTAGATTTGGCAGGCGAGAATTTTAAAAAGCTTGCTGAGTTTAAAGAAAAAATCAGGACTGAGTTAGTTAATCAGTGGGTTAAAATTCCTAGCTACAAAACTGCCGATTATTATAATGGTTTTACCAAATTGCAATTTGGTGAGAACGGCCTAGGAATAGGCTTAAAAGTCTTTAGTCTTAATTACGATTTGTGCTTTGAAAAAATTGTTGGTCAAAAAACAGAGATAGAATTAGGATTCGACGAATCCGGCGAGTGGAGTTATAACAACTTTGAGTTGTCTGATAGCAAAAGCTATACGCTTTATAAGCTTCACGGTTCTTTAGATTGGTATACCGACGCCAATTCAAAAAAACTTAAACAATCGTCAGAAGCTAATGCTGACCCACTGCTGATATTTGGCGAAATAAATAAGTTACGTGCTATCGACCCCTATTTGTTTTATATATACGAATTCCGTCGTTTTTGTTTCCACCCCGATCTGAAATTAATTATTTGTATAGGATATAGCTTTTCCGATGATCACATCAATGATATTATTTCCCAAGCAGTCAAAAATAAAGCTGGGACTAAGGTCCTAACCACAATTCATCGCTCTTCTGATGACAGACAGAATGAGATTTTAAAATCACTTAAGTTAAGCACTGAATTCAGAGATAGGGTAATATTTGAGCAGACTGATGCAAAACAGTTTTTAGGGCAGACCTTATGCAAAGAATACCTTATTACTAAAATTGACAACTCAGCAGATACACTTTTTGCATCTTAA
- a CDS encoding conserved hypothetical protein (KEGG: vvy:VV0793 hypothetical protein): protein MRMCTATYLPISPAGFVLTHSRDEKTSRPRALPPTTLRIGGQPVTFPKDPQGMGTWIAQSKGLTACLLNGAFVAHQPKPPYKHSRGLIVLDVFDYVSIDSFIKHYAFTGLEPFTLILAETDRLVEVRWNGKRVFITEKDPAAPHIWSSATLYTADMMRERESWFTQWQHQTKHWSVEAIRHFHKTAGDGNPHTALRMNRQHQYATVSLTTALHTATQTELVYEDLTLPTQLAPIHLLTTYRYAVA from the coding sequence ATGCGTATGTGTACTGCCACTTATCTTCCGATCAGCCCCGCTGGCTTTGTCCTGACCCACAGCCGCGACGAAAAAACCAGTCGCCCGAGAGCGCTGCCTCCGACAACGCTGCGGATCGGTGGTCAGCCCGTTACCTTTCCTAAAGACCCGCAGGGTATGGGTACTTGGATTGCCCAATCCAAAGGGCTTACGGCCTGTTTGCTCAACGGGGCTTTTGTGGCGCATCAACCCAAACCGCCCTACAAACATAGCCGGGGACTTATTGTGCTGGACGTATTTGATTACGTATCCATCGACTCCTTCATCAAACACTATGCTTTCACGGGCCTCGAACCGTTCACGCTGATACTGGCCGAAACGGACCGGCTGGTGGAGGTGCGCTGGAATGGCAAACGGGTGTTCATCACCGAAAAAGATCCGGCCGCCCCACATATCTGGTCATCGGCAACGCTGTATACTGCCGATATGATGCGGGAGCGCGAAAGCTGGTTCACGCAGTGGCAACACCAAACGAAACACTGGTCGGTTGAGGCAATCCGGCATTTTCACAAAACGGCCGGAGACGGAAACCCACACACGGCACTACGAATGAACCGCCAGCATCAGTATGCGACCGTCAGTCTGACTACAGCCTTGCATACCGCTACCCAAACCGAACTGGTTTACGAAGATCTTACCCTGCCAACCCAATTGGCACCCATTCATCTACTTACTACATACCGGTATGCAGTCGCTTAA
- a CDS encoding transcriptional regulator, AraC family (PFAM: helix-turn-helix- domain containing protein AraC type~SMART: Helix-turn-helix, AraC domain~KEGG: sse:Ssed_2097 hypothetical protein): MPQPLFPSYTIGHFINQPANPTEFELMRFETMAEPEVEDLHRHTFYEIIWVDAGRSRQTIDYQEYQLSPESLFFISPGQLHYFEEWEPLRGGSILFTEDFFLLNQQNKDKLFELSFLDNFYANPLLTPNSADFSEMRQTIELLDREHHRPDYVPTIAQSLLHVLLAQIQRCVNAQLDRQTPQRYVIQYKLLKNLLDKHFADNQPVHFYASALHITPHHLNLVCRQVTGQTASDVIRARSILEAKRLLTFTDLTVTEVASRLTFMDPSYFARVFRTETGMSPAGFKQTMSDLYRL, encoded by the coding sequence ATGCCGCAACCGCTTTTTCCCAGTTATACCATCGGCCACTTCATCAATCAGCCCGCCAACCCAACCGAGTTTGAGTTGATGCGCTTTGAGACAATGGCTGAGCCGGAGGTAGAGGATTTGCATCGACATACATTCTACGAAATTATCTGGGTCGATGCGGGCCGGAGCCGACAGACAATCGACTATCAGGAATACCAGCTCTCGCCCGAGTCCCTATTTTTTATCTCACCCGGCCAATTGCATTATTTCGAAGAGTGGGAACCCCTGCGCGGTGGAAGTATACTGTTTACCGAGGACTTTTTTCTGCTCAATCAACAAAACAAGGATAAACTCTTTGAACTGAGCTTTCTGGATAATTTCTACGCCAATCCGCTTCTTACGCCAAATTCAGCTGATTTTAGCGAAATGCGTCAAACCATCGAACTGCTGGACCGCGAACACCATCGTCCTGACTATGTGCCCACTATTGCTCAATCGCTGCTGCATGTGCTGCTGGCCCAGATTCAGCGGTGTGTGAATGCGCAACTGGACCGTCAGACACCCCAGCGGTACGTCATTCAATATAAACTGCTGAAAAACCTGCTCGATAAACACTTTGCCGACAACCAGCCCGTTCATTTCTACGCGTCGGCTTTACACATCACGCCCCACCACCTCAATCTGGTTTGCCGACAGGTGACGGGCCAAACGGCCAGTGATGTTATTCGGGCTCGCAGTATATTGGAAGCCAAGCGGTTGCTGACCTTTACCGATCTAACCGTAACGGAGGTGGCTAGTCGGCTTACTTTTATGGACCCATCCTATTTTGCCCGCGTTTTTCGGACTGAGACGGGAATGTCGCCAGCGGGTTTCAAACAAACGATGTCCGATTTGTACCGGCTTTAG
- a CDS encoding YceI family protein (PFAM: YceI family protein~KEGG: geo:Geob_1229 YceI family protein), producing the protein MTQEQKKWFFEPAHCKIGFAVSHFGITETEGHFRQFDGSVEAQADDFSDAQVTMHIDVSSVDTLDKQRDGHLLSADFFHAEKHPTMTFVSTGMRPMATNTYKMDGTLTLLGISKPVELDVEFRGIVPKDPFGNTKAGFKATGTINRKDWGMTWNNILDFGGLAVGEEVKINCQIELLKQ; encoded by the coding sequence ATGACACAGGAACAAAAAAAATGGTTTTTTGAACCCGCTCATTGCAAAATCGGCTTTGCCGTTAGCCACTTTGGCATCACCGAAACAGAAGGCCATTTCCGACAATTTGATGGTAGCGTGGAGGCACAGGCCGACGATTTTTCGGACGCTCAGGTTACCATGCATATTGACGTCAGCAGCGTTGATACCCTCGACAAACAACGCGACGGCCATCTTCTCTCGGCCGATTTCTTCCATGCCGAGAAGCACCCAACCATGACGTTTGTCAGTACCGGTATGCGTCCGATGGCCACGAATACCTATAAAATGGACGGAACGTTAACCTTACTTGGCATTAGCAAGCCGGTTGAGCTGGATGTAGAATTTCGGGGTATTGTGCCCAAAGACCCCTTTGGCAATACCAAAGCGGGTTTCAAGGCCACAGGCACCATCAATCGGAAAGACTGGGGCATGACGTGGAATAACATCCTGGATTTTGGTGGTCTGGCCGTTGGCGAAGAGGTGAAAATCAACTGTCAAATTGAATTGCTGAAGCAGTAA